The following coding sequences are from one Paramormyrops kingsleyae isolate MSU_618 chromosome 21, PKINGS_0.4, whole genome shotgun sequence window:
- the rasal2 gene encoding ras GTPase-activating protein nGAP isoform X5: MNVNYQFFSSKQGQEGSAERSPRRQSISGLESAEKNNSVEGFISYPFKIPGFFSKRLKGSIKRTESQSKLDRKSSIRLPSLRIIDNEKTRGLLKLNDSHHDSLLNPESAVEILDLAREEDVMIKPLHSSILGEEFCFEVTYSGGSKCFSCPSAAERDRWIEDLKRTVQPNKDNCRRTENLLQLWIIEAKDFPAKKKYFCEVCLDDVLYARTTSKAKSGNLFWGEYFEFSNLPNVSSLTVHIYKDIDKKKDKNNYVGLVNIPTGCIKGRPFTEKWYPVSTPTASKGKVGGPMIRIRLRFQGVPILPMEQYKQFAEFITSNYCMLCSVLEPVISVRSKEEMASALVHILQSTGRAKDFLTELIMSEAATWVHHDVLIFRENTLTTKAVEQYLKLVGQKYLHNALGEFIKALYESDENCEVDPSKSTSSDIWEHQSNLKMCCELAFCKIISSYCVFPRELKEVFSAWKECCCSLGRPDISKHLISSSLFLRFLCPAIMSPSLFSLTQEYPDNRTSRTLTLIAKVIQNLANFTKFGIKEEYMSFMNDFLEKEWATMNHFLNEISNPDNISSTASFESYIDLGRELSALHSLLWEVVPQLDKKTLAKLGPLPHILTDISQCMSSPTPVSLQVHFTQNHSSSVNISSSISLSLQKIDEDPTSSEVPVQSTVQENVDSIFPMKRLTTAQQSTESMRVLEKEDQENPLPNGRSISLMDLQDLQLSHDKGMPQRERSVRLSCMGPQMSVGILRLPHASLHSLNLGPSMLSDLPQSVPQMRKPLHPMVKQQSNSRPLCFQNPVYQLVNLPVQSEKSFHPGSSSESLNMESMRGLSCFKEFFQSNMSIASNSSIEECDHGSALSKECFTPCQLGQPEPDTLPQPAGLSPQSHLNTHHVVMGAQVCSSDGLQAPYTLPHSSPLQSNKSTSKGALHNDCSCQHSASSRDSPISLAREPNKQVAVPIESVNVSPVDRTAAWVLNNGQYEDYEVEKHCPSQDGSKCIEKYELEISKLKERLRASSHRLGEYEHRLLTQEQQMQKLLLDYKVRLQDSEERLRRQQEEKDIQMKSIIFRLMTVEDELKKDHTEMQAIIDAKQKIIAAQEKRISALDAANSRLISTLTQVKECYKIQNLCNNISHTSPIKLSITENGEFKNSGS, encoded by the exons ATGAACGTCAACTACCAATTCTTCTCATCCAAGCAAGGCCAAG AAGGATCAGCTGAGCGATCGCCCAGAAGACAGAGCATATCAGGACTGGAAAGTGCAGAAAAGAACAATTCAGTGGAAGGATTCATCTCCTATCCTTTCAAAATCCCA GGTTTTTTCAGCAAACGTTTGAAAGGATCCATCAAGAGGACAGAGAGTCAGTCTAAACTGGACAGGAAGTCAAGCATTCGGCTCCCTTCTTTGAGAATCATTGATAATGAGAA GACCCGAGGCCTATTGAAACTGAATGATTCACACCATGACTCGCTCCTTAATCCAGAAAGTGCAGTTGAGATTTTGGACCTGGCCAGAGAGGAGGATGTCATGATTAAGCCATTGCACAGTAGCATTCTGGGTGAAGAGTTTTGCTTTGAG GTGACTTACTCTGGTGGGAGCAAATGTTTCAGCTGCCCGTCAGCAGCTGAGCGGGACAGATGGATAGAAGACTTAAAGCGAACAGTGCAACCTAATAAG GACAACTGCAGACGAACTGAGAATTTGCTTCAGCTTTGGATTATTGAGGCCAAGGATTTCCCAGCCAAAAAAAAGTACTTTTGCGAGGTGTGCTTGGATGATGTGCTGTATGCCCGCACTACCAGCAAGGCAAAATCTGGAAACCTTTTTTGGGGGGAGTATTTTGAGTTTTCTAACCTTCCAAATGTTTCCAGTCTTACTGTCCACATCTACAAGGATATTGATAAAAAGAAGGATAAAAATAACTATGTGGGCCTGGTTAATATTCCAACTGGGTGCATTAAAGGTAGACCTTTCACAGAGAAGTGGTACCCTGTCAGTACTCCTACAGCCAGCAAGGGGAAGGTGGGAGGGCCTATGATCCGCATCAGGTTGCGCTTTCAGGGTGTCCCCATCCTGCCAATGGAGCAGTACAAGCAGTTTGCAGAGTTCATCACCAGTAATTACTGTATGCTCTGCTCTGTATTGGAGCCTGTAATTAGTGTGAGAAGCAAGGAAGAAATGGCCTCTGCCCTGGTCCACATCCTTCAGAGCACAGGGAGAGCTAAG GACTTTCTCACTGAGCTGATTATGTCTGAGGCAGCCACCTGGGTGCACCATGATGTGCTCATCTTCAGAGAGAACACACTGACTACCAAAGCTGTTGAGCAGTACTTGAAGTTGGTAGGCCAGAAGTACCTACACAATGCCCTAG GGGAATTTATAAAAGCATTGTATGAGTCTGATGAGAACTGTGAAGTGGACCCTAGCAAATCCACAAGCTCTGACATCTGGGAGCACCAAAGCAATCTGAAGATGTGCTGTGAGCTAGCCTTCTGCAAGATCATAAGCTCATATTG TGTTTTTCCACGGGAGCTTAAGGAAGTCTTTTCAGCATGGAAGGAATGCTGCTGTTCCCTCGGGAGACCGGACATCAGCAAGCACCTTATCAGCTCCTCACTCTTCCTGCGGTTCCTCTGCCCTGCTATCATGTCGCCATCACTCTTCAGCCTCACACAGGAGTACCCAGACAACCGCACCTCCAGAACACTCACCCTCATCGCAAAAGTCATTCAGAACCTGGCCAACTTCACCAA ATTTGGCATCAAGGAAGAGTATATGTCTTTCATGAATGACTTTTTGGAGAAGGAATGGGCCACCATGAATCACTTCCTGAATGAGATCTCCAACCCGGACAACATCTCCAGCACTGCAAGCTTTGAAAGCTACATTGATCTGGGCCGCGAGCTTTCAGCCTTGCATTCTCTCCTCTGGGAGGTAGTGCCACAGTTAGACAAG AAGACGCTGGCCAAGCTTGGTCCATTGCCCCACATACTGACTGACATCAGCCAGTGTATGTCCAGCCCCACGCCAGTCTCCCTGCAAGTGCACTTTACCCAGAACCACAGCTCCTCCGTAAACATCAGCAGCAGTATTTCCCTCAGCCTGCAGAAGATAGATGAAGATCCTACCAGCAG TGAGGTGCCTGTGCAGTCTACAGTCCAGGAGAATGTAGACAGCATCTTCCCAATGAAGAGGCTCACCACTGCCCAGCAGTCTACAGAAAGCATGAGAGTTCTTGAAAAGGAGGATCAGGAAAATCCTCTTCCCAATGGCCGTAGCATTTCTCTGATGGACCTGCAGGATCTCCAGCTGAGTCATGATAAGGGAATGCCACAGCGTGAGCGCTCTGTCAGGCTCAGCTGCATGGGCCCCCAGATGTCTGTCGGCATCCTGCGACTCCCCCATGCTTCTCTTCACTCTTTAAATCTGGGACCTTCGATGCTGAGCGACCTGCCCCAAAGTGTCCCACAGATGCGGAAGCCCCTCCACCCCATGGTCAAACAGCAAAGCAACTCGCGGCCTCTGTGCTTCCAGAATCCTGTTTACCAGCTGGTCAATCTGCCTGTTCAGTCAGAAAAATCTTTCCATCCAGGCTCgagctcagagagtctcaacaTGGAGAGCATGCGTGGCCTTAGCTGCTTTAAAGAATTCTTCCAGAGCAACATGAGCATTGCATCCAACAGCAGCATAGAAGAATGTGATCATGGAAGTGCATTAAGCAAGGAGTGCTTTACTCCATGTCAGCTTGGGCAGCCAGAGCCCGATACCCTGCCCCAGCCTGCTGGCTTGTCTCCACAGAGTCACTTGAACACCCACCACGTTGTCATGGGTGCACAAGTATGCTCTAGtgatgggctccaggctccaTACACCCTTCCTCATAGCTCCCCCTTGCAGAGCAACAAAAGCACCAGCAAAGGGGCCCTCCATAATGACTGTTCCTGTCAGCATTCTGCCTCCTCCAGGGACAGCCCAATATCCCTTGCCAGGGAGCCAAACAAGCAG GTGGCTGTACCTATCGAATCGGTCAACGTGTCCCCAGTGGACAGGACAGCTGCTTGGGTGCTGAATAATGGGCAATATGAAGATTATGAGGTAGAAAAGCATTGCCCAAGTCAGGATGGAAGCAAATGTATAGAAAAG TATGAACTTGAAATCTCTAAGCTGAAAGAGCGTCTGCGAGCATCCAGCCACCGCCTGGGCGAATATGAGCACCGCCTTCTGACTCAGGAACAGCAGATGCAGAAGCTGCTCCTTGACTACAAAGTGCGTCTGCAGGATAGTGAGGAGAGATTGCGGCGGCAGCAAGAGGAGAAGGACATCCAGATGAAGAGCATCATCTTTCG ATTGATGACTGTAGAAGATGAACTGAAGAAGGACCATACAGAGATGCAGGCAATAATAGATGCCAAGCAGAAGATTATTGCAGCACAG GAAAAAAGGATCAGTGCATTGGATGCTGCTAACTCCCGGCTAATAAGCACCCTCACGCAGGTGAAGGAGtgttacaaaatacaaaatttgtGCAACAATATATCACACACAAGCCCCATCAAACTGTCCATCACTGAGAATGGCGAGTTCAAAAACAGTGGCAGCTAA
- the rasal2 gene encoding ras GTPase-activating protein nGAP isoform X3, which translates to MNMEEEMLMGSHTASSNRSLRRTISVPSEGQLQDYIPAKPLNLEGSAERSPRRQSISGLESAEKNNSVEGFISYPFKIPVSATLPHCIEGFFSKRLKGSIKRTESQSKLDRKSSIRLPSLRIIDNEKTRGLLKLNDSHHDSLLNPESAVEILDLAREEDVMIKPLHSSILGEEFCFEVTYSGGSKCFSCPSAAERDRWIEDLKRTVQPNKDNCRRTENLLQLWIIEAKDFPAKKKYFCEVCLDDVLYARTTSKAKSGNLFWGEYFEFSNLPNVSSLTVHIYKDIDKKKDKNNYVGLVNIPTGCIKGRPFTEKWYPVSTPTASKGKVGGPMIRIRLRFQGVPILPMEQYKQFAEFITSNYCMLCSVLEPVISVRSKEEMASALVHILQSTGRAKDFLTELIMSEAATWVHHDVLIFRENTLTTKAVEQYLKLVGQKYLHNALGEFIKALYESDENCEVDPSKSTSSDIWEHQSNLKMCCELAFCKIISSYCVFPRELKEVFSAWKECCCSLGRPDISKHLISSSLFLRFLCPAIMSPSLFSLTQEYPDNRTSRTLTLIAKVIQNLANFTKFGIKEEYMSFMNDFLEKEWATMNHFLNEISNPDNISSTASFESYIDLGRELSALHSLLWEVVPQLDKKTLAKLGPLPHILTDISQCMSSPTPVSLQVHFTQNHSSSVNISSSISLSLQKIDEDPTSSEVPVQSTVQENVDSIFPMKRLTTAQQSTESMRVLEKEDQENPLPNGRSISLMDLQDLQLSHDKGMPQRERSVRLSCMGPQMSVGILRLPHASLHSLNLGPSMLSDLPQSVPQMRKPLHPMVKQQSNSRPLCFQNPVYQLVNLPVQSEKSFHPGSSSESLNMESMRGLSCFKEFFQSNMSIASNSSIEECDHGSALSKECFTPCQLGQPEPDTLPQPAGLSPQSHLNTHHVVMGAQVCSSDGLQAPYTLPHSSPLQSNKSTSKGALHNDCSCQHSASSRDSPISLAREPNKQVAVPIESVNVSPVDRTAAWVLNNGQYEDYEVEKHCPSQDGSKCIEKYELEISKLKERLRASSHRLGEYEHRLLTQEQQMQKLLLDYKVRLQDSEERLRRQQEEKDIQMKSIIFRLMTVEDELKKDHTEMQAIIDAKQKIIAAQEKRISALDAANSRLISTLTQVKECYKIQNLCNNISHTSPIKLSITENGEFKNSGS; encoded by the exons AAGGATCAGCTGAGCGATCGCCCAGAAGACAGAGCATATCAGGACTGGAAAGTGCAGAAAAGAACAATTCAGTGGAAGGATTCATCTCCTATCCTTTCAAAATCCCAGTTAGTGCAACCCTTCCGCATTGTATTGAG GGTTTTTTCAGCAAACGTTTGAAAGGATCCATCAAGAGGACAGAGAGTCAGTCTAAACTGGACAGGAAGTCAAGCATTCGGCTCCCTTCTTTGAGAATCATTGATAATGAGAA GACCCGAGGCCTATTGAAACTGAATGATTCACACCATGACTCGCTCCTTAATCCAGAAAGTGCAGTTGAGATTTTGGACCTGGCCAGAGAGGAGGATGTCATGATTAAGCCATTGCACAGTAGCATTCTGGGTGAAGAGTTTTGCTTTGAG GTGACTTACTCTGGTGGGAGCAAATGTTTCAGCTGCCCGTCAGCAGCTGAGCGGGACAGATGGATAGAAGACTTAAAGCGAACAGTGCAACCTAATAAG GACAACTGCAGACGAACTGAGAATTTGCTTCAGCTTTGGATTATTGAGGCCAAGGATTTCCCAGCCAAAAAAAAGTACTTTTGCGAGGTGTGCTTGGATGATGTGCTGTATGCCCGCACTACCAGCAAGGCAAAATCTGGAAACCTTTTTTGGGGGGAGTATTTTGAGTTTTCTAACCTTCCAAATGTTTCCAGTCTTACTGTCCACATCTACAAGGATATTGATAAAAAGAAGGATAAAAATAACTATGTGGGCCTGGTTAATATTCCAACTGGGTGCATTAAAGGTAGACCTTTCACAGAGAAGTGGTACCCTGTCAGTACTCCTACAGCCAGCAAGGGGAAGGTGGGAGGGCCTATGATCCGCATCAGGTTGCGCTTTCAGGGTGTCCCCATCCTGCCAATGGAGCAGTACAAGCAGTTTGCAGAGTTCATCACCAGTAATTACTGTATGCTCTGCTCTGTATTGGAGCCTGTAATTAGTGTGAGAAGCAAGGAAGAAATGGCCTCTGCCCTGGTCCACATCCTTCAGAGCACAGGGAGAGCTAAG GACTTTCTCACTGAGCTGATTATGTCTGAGGCAGCCACCTGGGTGCACCATGATGTGCTCATCTTCAGAGAGAACACACTGACTACCAAAGCTGTTGAGCAGTACTTGAAGTTGGTAGGCCAGAAGTACCTACACAATGCCCTAG GGGAATTTATAAAAGCATTGTATGAGTCTGATGAGAACTGTGAAGTGGACCCTAGCAAATCCACAAGCTCTGACATCTGGGAGCACCAAAGCAATCTGAAGATGTGCTGTGAGCTAGCCTTCTGCAAGATCATAAGCTCATATTG TGTTTTTCCACGGGAGCTTAAGGAAGTCTTTTCAGCATGGAAGGAATGCTGCTGTTCCCTCGGGAGACCGGACATCAGCAAGCACCTTATCAGCTCCTCACTCTTCCTGCGGTTCCTCTGCCCTGCTATCATGTCGCCATCACTCTTCAGCCTCACACAGGAGTACCCAGACAACCGCACCTCCAGAACACTCACCCTCATCGCAAAAGTCATTCAGAACCTGGCCAACTTCACCAA ATTTGGCATCAAGGAAGAGTATATGTCTTTCATGAATGACTTTTTGGAGAAGGAATGGGCCACCATGAATCACTTCCTGAATGAGATCTCCAACCCGGACAACATCTCCAGCACTGCAAGCTTTGAAAGCTACATTGATCTGGGCCGCGAGCTTTCAGCCTTGCATTCTCTCCTCTGGGAGGTAGTGCCACAGTTAGACAAG AAGACGCTGGCCAAGCTTGGTCCATTGCCCCACATACTGACTGACATCAGCCAGTGTATGTCCAGCCCCACGCCAGTCTCCCTGCAAGTGCACTTTACCCAGAACCACAGCTCCTCCGTAAACATCAGCAGCAGTATTTCCCTCAGCCTGCAGAAGATAGATGAAGATCCTACCAGCAG TGAGGTGCCTGTGCAGTCTACAGTCCAGGAGAATGTAGACAGCATCTTCCCAATGAAGAGGCTCACCACTGCCCAGCAGTCTACAGAAAGCATGAGAGTTCTTGAAAAGGAGGATCAGGAAAATCCTCTTCCCAATGGCCGTAGCATTTCTCTGATGGACCTGCAGGATCTCCAGCTGAGTCATGATAAGGGAATGCCACAGCGTGAGCGCTCTGTCAGGCTCAGCTGCATGGGCCCCCAGATGTCTGTCGGCATCCTGCGACTCCCCCATGCTTCTCTTCACTCTTTAAATCTGGGACCTTCGATGCTGAGCGACCTGCCCCAAAGTGTCCCACAGATGCGGAAGCCCCTCCACCCCATGGTCAAACAGCAAAGCAACTCGCGGCCTCTGTGCTTCCAGAATCCTGTTTACCAGCTGGTCAATCTGCCTGTTCAGTCAGAAAAATCTTTCCATCCAGGCTCgagctcagagagtctcaacaTGGAGAGCATGCGTGGCCTTAGCTGCTTTAAAGAATTCTTCCAGAGCAACATGAGCATTGCATCCAACAGCAGCATAGAAGAATGTGATCATGGAAGTGCATTAAGCAAGGAGTGCTTTACTCCATGTCAGCTTGGGCAGCCAGAGCCCGATACCCTGCCCCAGCCTGCTGGCTTGTCTCCACAGAGTCACTTGAACACCCACCACGTTGTCATGGGTGCACAAGTATGCTCTAGtgatgggctccaggctccaTACACCCTTCCTCATAGCTCCCCCTTGCAGAGCAACAAAAGCACCAGCAAAGGGGCCCTCCATAATGACTGTTCCTGTCAGCATTCTGCCTCCTCCAGGGACAGCCCAATATCCCTTGCCAGGGAGCCAAACAAGCAG GTGGCTGTACCTATCGAATCGGTCAACGTGTCCCCAGTGGACAGGACAGCTGCTTGGGTGCTGAATAATGGGCAATATGAAGATTATGAGGTAGAAAAGCATTGCCCAAGTCAGGATGGAAGCAAATGTATAGAAAAG TATGAACTTGAAATCTCTAAGCTGAAAGAGCGTCTGCGAGCATCCAGCCACCGCCTGGGCGAATATGAGCACCGCCTTCTGACTCAGGAACAGCAGATGCAGAAGCTGCTCCTTGACTACAAAGTGCGTCTGCAGGATAGTGAGGAGAGATTGCGGCGGCAGCAAGAGGAGAAGGACATCCAGATGAAGAGCATCATCTTTCG ATTGATGACTGTAGAAGATGAACTGAAGAAGGACCATACAGAGATGCAGGCAATAATAGATGCCAAGCAGAAGATTATTGCAGCACAG GAAAAAAGGATCAGTGCATTGGATGCTGCTAACTCCCGGCTAATAAGCACCCTCACGCAGGTGAAGGAGtgttacaaaatacaaaatttgtGCAACAATATATCACACACAAGCCCCATCAAACTGTCCATCACTGAGAATGGCGAGTTCAAAAACAGTGGCAGCTAA
- the rasal2 gene encoding ras GTPase-activating protein nGAP isoform X4 codes for MNVNYQFFSSKQGQEGSAERSPRRQSISGLESAEKNNSVEGFISYPFKIPVSATLPHCIEGFFSKRLKGSIKRTESQSKLDRKSSIRLPSLRIIDNEKTRGLLKLNDSHHDSLLNPESAVEILDLAREEDVMIKPLHSSILGEEFCFEVTYSGGSKCFSCPSAAERDRWIEDLKRTVQPNKDNCRRTENLLQLWIIEAKDFPAKKKYFCEVCLDDVLYARTTSKAKSGNLFWGEYFEFSNLPNVSSLTVHIYKDIDKKKDKNNYVGLVNIPTGCIKGRPFTEKWYPVSTPTASKGKVGGPMIRIRLRFQGVPILPMEQYKQFAEFITSNYCMLCSVLEPVISVRSKEEMASALVHILQSTGRAKDFLTELIMSEAATWVHHDVLIFRENTLTTKAVEQYLKLVGQKYLHNALGEFIKALYESDENCEVDPSKSTSSDIWEHQSNLKMCCELAFCKIISSYCVFPRELKEVFSAWKECCCSLGRPDISKHLISSSLFLRFLCPAIMSPSLFSLTQEYPDNRTSRTLTLIAKVIQNLANFTKFGIKEEYMSFMNDFLEKEWATMNHFLNEISNPDNISSTASFESYIDLGRELSALHSLLWEVVPQLDKKTLAKLGPLPHILTDISQCMSSPTPVSLQVHFTQNHSSSVNISSSISLSLQKIDEDPTSSEVPVQSTVQENVDSIFPMKRLTTAQQSTESMRVLEKEDQENPLPNGRSISLMDLQDLQLSHDKGMPQRERSVRLSCMGPQMSVGILRLPHASLHSLNLGPSMLSDLPQSVPQMRKPLHPMVKQQSNSRPLCFQNPVYQLVNLPVQSEKSFHPGSSSESLNMESMRGLSCFKEFFQSNMSIASNSSIEECDHGSALSKECFTPCQLGQPEPDTLPQPAGLSPQSHLNTHHVVMGAQVCSSDGLQAPYTLPHSSPLQSNKSTSKGALHNDCSCQHSASSRDSPISLAREPNKQVAVPIESVNVSPVDRTAAWVLNNGQYEDYEVEKHCPSQDGSKCIEKYELEISKLKERLRASSHRLGEYEHRLLTQEQQMQKLLLDYKVRLQDSEERLRRQQEEKDIQMKSIIFRLMTVEDELKKDHTEMQAIIDAKQKIIAAQEKRISALDAANSRLISTLTQVKECYKIQNLCNNISHTSPIKLSITENGEFKNSGS; via the exons ATGAACGTCAACTACCAATTCTTCTCATCCAAGCAAGGCCAAG AAGGATCAGCTGAGCGATCGCCCAGAAGACAGAGCATATCAGGACTGGAAAGTGCAGAAAAGAACAATTCAGTGGAAGGATTCATCTCCTATCCTTTCAAAATCCCAGTTAGTGCAACCCTTCCGCATTGTATTGAG GGTTTTTTCAGCAAACGTTTGAAAGGATCCATCAAGAGGACAGAGAGTCAGTCTAAACTGGACAGGAAGTCAAGCATTCGGCTCCCTTCTTTGAGAATCATTGATAATGAGAA GACCCGAGGCCTATTGAAACTGAATGATTCACACCATGACTCGCTCCTTAATCCAGAAAGTGCAGTTGAGATTTTGGACCTGGCCAGAGAGGAGGATGTCATGATTAAGCCATTGCACAGTAGCATTCTGGGTGAAGAGTTTTGCTTTGAG GTGACTTACTCTGGTGGGAGCAAATGTTTCAGCTGCCCGTCAGCAGCTGAGCGGGACAGATGGATAGAAGACTTAAAGCGAACAGTGCAACCTAATAAG GACAACTGCAGACGAACTGAGAATTTGCTTCAGCTTTGGATTATTGAGGCCAAGGATTTCCCAGCCAAAAAAAAGTACTTTTGCGAGGTGTGCTTGGATGATGTGCTGTATGCCCGCACTACCAGCAAGGCAAAATCTGGAAACCTTTTTTGGGGGGAGTATTTTGAGTTTTCTAACCTTCCAAATGTTTCCAGTCTTACTGTCCACATCTACAAGGATATTGATAAAAAGAAGGATAAAAATAACTATGTGGGCCTGGTTAATATTCCAACTGGGTGCATTAAAGGTAGACCTTTCACAGAGAAGTGGTACCCTGTCAGTACTCCTACAGCCAGCAAGGGGAAGGTGGGAGGGCCTATGATCCGCATCAGGTTGCGCTTTCAGGGTGTCCCCATCCTGCCAATGGAGCAGTACAAGCAGTTTGCAGAGTTCATCACCAGTAATTACTGTATGCTCTGCTCTGTATTGGAGCCTGTAATTAGTGTGAGAAGCAAGGAAGAAATGGCCTCTGCCCTGGTCCACATCCTTCAGAGCACAGGGAGAGCTAAG GACTTTCTCACTGAGCTGATTATGTCTGAGGCAGCCACCTGGGTGCACCATGATGTGCTCATCTTCAGAGAGAACACACTGACTACCAAAGCTGTTGAGCAGTACTTGAAGTTGGTAGGCCAGAAGTACCTACACAATGCCCTAG GGGAATTTATAAAAGCATTGTATGAGTCTGATGAGAACTGTGAAGTGGACCCTAGCAAATCCACAAGCTCTGACATCTGGGAGCACCAAAGCAATCTGAAGATGTGCTGTGAGCTAGCCTTCTGCAAGATCATAAGCTCATATTG TGTTTTTCCACGGGAGCTTAAGGAAGTCTTTTCAGCATGGAAGGAATGCTGCTGTTCCCTCGGGAGACCGGACATCAGCAAGCACCTTATCAGCTCCTCACTCTTCCTGCGGTTCCTCTGCCCTGCTATCATGTCGCCATCACTCTTCAGCCTCACACAGGAGTACCCAGACAACCGCACCTCCAGAACACTCACCCTCATCGCAAAAGTCATTCAGAACCTGGCCAACTTCACCAA ATTTGGCATCAAGGAAGAGTATATGTCTTTCATGAATGACTTTTTGGAGAAGGAATGGGCCACCATGAATCACTTCCTGAATGAGATCTCCAACCCGGACAACATCTCCAGCACTGCAAGCTTTGAAAGCTACATTGATCTGGGCCGCGAGCTTTCAGCCTTGCATTCTCTCCTCTGGGAGGTAGTGCCACAGTTAGACAAG AAGACGCTGGCCAAGCTTGGTCCATTGCCCCACATACTGACTGACATCAGCCAGTGTATGTCCAGCCCCACGCCAGTCTCCCTGCAAGTGCACTTTACCCAGAACCACAGCTCCTCCGTAAACATCAGCAGCAGTATTTCCCTCAGCCTGCAGAAGATAGATGAAGATCCTACCAGCAG TGAGGTGCCTGTGCAGTCTACAGTCCAGGAGAATGTAGACAGCATCTTCCCAATGAAGAGGCTCACCACTGCCCAGCAGTCTACAGAAAGCATGAGAGTTCTTGAAAAGGAGGATCAGGAAAATCCTCTTCCCAATGGCCGTAGCATTTCTCTGATGGACCTGCAGGATCTCCAGCTGAGTCATGATAAGGGAATGCCACAGCGTGAGCGCTCTGTCAGGCTCAGCTGCATGGGCCCCCAGATGTCTGTCGGCATCCTGCGACTCCCCCATGCTTCTCTTCACTCTTTAAATCTGGGACCTTCGATGCTGAGCGACCTGCCCCAAAGTGTCCCACAGATGCGGAAGCCCCTCCACCCCATGGTCAAACAGCAAAGCAACTCGCGGCCTCTGTGCTTCCAGAATCCTGTTTACCAGCTGGTCAATCTGCCTGTTCAGTCAGAAAAATCTTTCCATCCAGGCTCgagctcagagagtctcaacaTGGAGAGCATGCGTGGCCTTAGCTGCTTTAAAGAATTCTTCCAGAGCAACATGAGCATTGCATCCAACAGCAGCATAGAAGAATGTGATCATGGAAGTGCATTAAGCAAGGAGTGCTTTACTCCATGTCAGCTTGGGCAGCCAGAGCCCGATACCCTGCCCCAGCCTGCTGGCTTGTCTCCACAGAGTCACTTGAACACCCACCACGTTGTCATGGGTGCACAAGTATGCTCTAGtgatgggctccaggctccaTACACCCTTCCTCATAGCTCCCCCTTGCAGAGCAACAAAAGCACCAGCAAAGGGGCCCTCCATAATGACTGTTCCTGTCAGCATTCTGCCTCCTCCAGGGACAGCCCAATATCCCTTGCCAGGGAGCCAAACAAGCAG GTGGCTGTACCTATCGAATCGGTCAACGTGTCCCCAGTGGACAGGACAGCTGCTTGGGTGCTGAATAATGGGCAATATGAAGATTATGAGGTAGAAAAGCATTGCCCAAGTCAGGATGGAAGCAAATGTATAGAAAAG TATGAACTTGAAATCTCTAAGCTGAAAGAGCGTCTGCGAGCATCCAGCCACCGCCTGGGCGAATATGAGCACCGCCTTCTGACTCAGGAACAGCAGATGCAGAAGCTGCTCCTTGACTACAAAGTGCGTCTGCAGGATAGTGAGGAGAGATTGCGGCGGCAGCAAGAGGAGAAGGACATCCAGATGAAGAGCATCATCTTTCG ATTGATGACTGTAGAAGATGAACTGAAGAAGGACCATACAGAGATGCAGGCAATAATAGATGCCAAGCAGAAGATTATTGCAGCACAG GAAAAAAGGATCAGTGCATTGGATGCTGCTAACTCCCGGCTAATAAGCACCCTCACGCAGGTGAAGGAGtgttacaaaatacaaaatttgtGCAACAATATATCACACACAAGCCCCATCAAACTGTCCATCACTGAGAATGGCGAGTTCAAAAACAGTGGCAGCTAA